A stretch of the Glycine soja cultivar W05 chromosome 13, ASM419377v2, whole genome shotgun sequence genome encodes the following:
- the LOC114381608 gene encoding uncharacterized protein LOC114381608: MSQPDDVTTDSENPIEEMIRDLGQEGFEKAHAALYDNIEVDSKMPLYSGCISFTKLSAVLALVNLKARFGWSDKSFSELLMLLKNMLPADNVLPKNHYQAKKILCPVGMQYEKIHACCNDCILYRDEFAELDYCPVCEVSRYRLTNGDSTILVSDADRRPAKVCWYLPIIPRFKRLFANGEDAKNLIWHANTRKSDGLMRHPADSPQWKAIDRLYPEFGAEPRNLRLGLATDGMNPFGTLTTNHSSWPVLLFIYNLPLWLCMKRKYVMLSMMIAGPRQPGNDIDVYLRPLIDDLRKFWDEGVDNTSFRQLKHGKKTVYTRHRRFLKQYHPYRRLKKAFDGSQEHETAPNPLTGDEVYQRVKDVVNMFGKSQKKPSSTSNMWKKKSIFFDLPYWPDHHVRHCIDVMHVEKNVCDSLIGTLLNIKGKTKDDFKCRQDLVDMGIRQVLHPISKGTRTYLPPACYTMSTTEKRSFCECLRNIKVPQGYSSNIKSLVSVNELKLVGLKSHDCHVLMQQLLPVAIRGTLPEKVRVAISRLCFIFNAICAKVIDPKQLDALEDEVVDVLCQMEMFFPPSFFDIMVHLVVHLVREIRCCGPTYFRWMYPVERYMKVLKGYTKNRHRPEASIVERYVAEECIEFASQYIDSLKPVGVPASRHDQPIAGKAIGPNLNVPTWKGYDINNYSFYTKSQDDKSSVQNSGVCVDADSEHFSSTSDNNPIRASMSYFGVIQEIWEVDYTSFRVPVFKCQWVNGTTGVFQDPLGFTLVDLSKVAYMEEPFIMAAQARQVFYVQDPCNSSLCVAMQGRPSGMNYHNDESTLDIGQMSGFSKQLPSMNEADEVDDGHANRVDHDEGLWENIPTG, translated from the exons ATGTCACAGCCTGACGATGTTACTACAGACAGCGAAAATCCTATAGAAGAAATGATTCGCGATCTTGGGCAAGAGGGGTTTGAAAAGGCACATGCAGCGTTGTATGACAACATAGAAGTTGATTCAAAAATGCCTTTGTATTCCGGCTGCATATCTTTCACAAAATTGTCAGCTGTGTTAGCTCTGGTTAACTTGAAGGCTcgatttgggtggagtgacaagagTTTTAGTGAGTTGCTGATGTTGTTGAAAAACATGCTTCCTGCTGATAACGTCTTGCCAAAGAATCACTACCAAGCAAAGAAGATTTTATGTCCAGTTGGGATGCAGTACGaaaaaattcatgcatgttgTAATGACTGCATTTTGTATAGAGATGAATTTGCTGAACTAGATTACTGCCCTGTGTGCGAGGTTTCAAGGTACAGACTGACCAACGGAGATTCTACTATACTAGTCTCAGACGCCGACCGCCGTCCAGCAAAGGTGTGTTGGTATCTcccaataataccaaggtttaagcggTTGTTTGCTAATGGGGAAGATGCAAAAAACCTTATATGGCATGCAAATACCAGAAAATCAGATGGATTGATGCGACATCCTGCAGATAGCCCGCAATGGAAGGCAATTGATCGTCTGTATCCTGAATTTGGGGCCGAGCCTAGAAATTTAAGGCTTGGTCTTGCAACGGACGGAATGAACCCATTTGGAACCTTAACTACTAACCATAGCTCGTGGCCCGTTTTGCTGTTCATTTATAATCTCCCTCtgtggttgtgcatgaagcgaaagtaTGTTATGCTGAGTATGATGATAGCTGGTCCAAGACAACCAGGTAATGATATTGACGTATATCTAAGACCGTTAATTGACGATTTGCGGAAATTTTGGGATGAAGGGGTTGAT AATACAAGTTTCCGCCAACTtaaacatggaaagaagactGTGTATACTAGGCATCGAAGATTTCTCAAACAGTATCATCCGTATCGACGATTGAAGAAGGCATTCGATGGAAGTCAAGAACATGAAACCGCGCCAAATCCATTAACTGGCGATGAAGTATATCAGCGGGTCAAGGATGTCGTAAATATGTTCGGCAAGTCCCAAAAAAAACCATCATCCACTTCAAACATGTGGAAAAAGAAgtctattttctttgatcttccgtactggccCGATCATCATGTTAGGCATTGTATAGACGTCATGCATgtcgagaaaaatgtttgtgattctTTAATTGGGACCCTCCTAAACattaaaggcaagacaaaggatgaTTTCAAGTGTCGTCAAGACTTGGTTGACATGGGTATACGTCAGGTGTTGCATCCTATCTCAAAAGGTACCAGGACATATCTGCCCCCAGCCTGTTACACAATGTCAACAACTGAAAAGAGAAGTTTTTGTGAATGCTTGCGTAAtatcaaagtcccacaaggctACTCTTCAAACATCAAGAGTCTTGTGTCTGTGAATGAGCTTAAGTTGGTTGGCTTGAAATCGcatgattgtcatgtgttaATGCAACAACTTTTGCCTGTTGCAATCCGCGGAACATTGCCTGAGAAGGTCCGTGTTGCAATCAGTCGcttgtgtttcatttttaatgctATATGTGCCAAGGTCATTGACCCTAAACAGTTGGATGCTTTGGAAGATGAGGTTGTCGATGTCCTTTGTCAAATGGAGATGTTTTTccctccttcattttttgacattatgGTACACTTAGTTGTTCATCTGGTAAGGGAAATAAGGTGTTGTGGTCCTACGTATTTTAGATGGATGTATCCAGTTGAGCGGTACATGAAGGTCTTAAAGGGTTATACGAAGAATCGACATCGACCAGAGGCCTCAATAGTGGAAAGATATGTTGCTGAAGAATGCATTGAGTTTGCCTCACAGTACATTGACTCATTGAAACCTGTCGGTGTTCCTGCATCCCGGCATGACCAGCCAATAGCCGGCAAGG CCATTGGCCCAAATCTGAATGTCCCTACATGGAAGGGGTATGACATTAACAATTATTCATTCTACACAAAGTCCCAAGATGATAAAAGTTCGGTACAAAACAGTGGGGTCTGTGTTGATGCTGATTCGGAGCACTTTTCCAGTACATCGGATAACAACCCCATTCGAGCATCCATGTCTTACTTTGGTGTCATTCAAGAAATTTGGGAGGTTGATTATACATCATTTAGAGTGCCTGTTTTTAAGTGTCAGTGGGTGAACGGGACAACGGGTGTGTTTCAAGATCCATTGGGATTTACTTTGGTAGACCTTAGTAAGGTGGCATATATGGAGGAACCTTTCATTATGGCAGCACAAGCCAGACAAGTTTTCTATGTACAAGATCCATGTAATTCAAGTTTGTGTGTGGCTATGCAAGGAAGACCAAGTGGAATGAATTACCATAATGATGAGTCAACCCTTGACATTGGTCAAATGTCtggtttttcaaaacaattgccTTCAATGAATGAAGCTGATGAAGTGGATGATGGACATGCAAATCGtgtagatcatgatgaaggtctATGGGAAAACATCCCTACAGGCTGA
- the LOC114381609 gene encoding uncharacterized protein LOC114381609 — MAADFLEEIDSAHIHQSSRDILWWKPDPNGLFSTRSAYKVLQGAHHSVSQDNVLNTMWKLKIPPKVSAFSWRLLKNRLPSRDNLRKRQVTMPSYSCPLCHHEEESINHLIFNCTMTRRLWWEPLRWVNRVGPFSTDPKNHFLQFTQWNNKASINNRWKFLWLALSFSIWHHRNAMIFKNQPFDPEKVMDDTLFHTWSWLKCAEKDYTRDYTIHM, encoded by the coding sequence ATGGCAGCTGACTTTCTAGAGGAGATTGATTCTGCTCACATACACCAATCCAGCAGGGATATTCTGTGGTGGAAGCCAGATCCTAATGGTTTATTTTCAACAAGATCTGCTTACAAGGTGCTACAGGGGGCTCATCATAGTGTTAGTCAAGACAATGTTCTAAACACCATGTGGAAACTGAAAATTCCTCCAAAAGTGAGTGCTTTTTCGTGGAGACTCCTCAAGAATAGACTCCCTTCTAGGGACAATCTCAGAAAGAGACAGGTCACAATGCCTTCTTATAGCTGCCCTCTTTGTCATCATGAAGAAGAATCGATTAATCATCTTATTTTCAACTGTACAATGACAAGGAGACTTTGGTGGGAGCCTTTGAGATGGGTTAATAGAGTGGGTCCTTTTTCCACAGACCCAAAGAACCACTTTTTGCAATTCACTCAATGGAACAACAAAGCTAGTATAAACAACAGATGGAAATTTCTGTGGTTAGCTCTATCCTTCTCCATCTGGCATCATAGAAATGCCATGATTTTCAAGAACCAGCCGTTTGATCCTGAAAAGGTTATGGATGATACCTTGTTCCACACTTGGTCTTGGTTAAAATGTGCAGAGAAGGACTACACCAGGGACTACACCATCCATATGTAG